One genomic region from Chionomys nivalis chromosome 17, mChiNiv1.1, whole genome shotgun sequence encodes:
- the LOC130889122 gene encoding 60S ribosomal protein L31-like, which produces MAPAKKGGEKKGRSAINEVVTREYTINIHKRIHGVDFKKRAPRALKEIRKFAMKEMGTPDVRIDTRLNKAVSAKGIRNVPYRIRVRLSRKRNEDEDSPNKLYTLVTYVPVTTFKNLQTVNVDEN; this is translated from the coding sequence ATGGCTCCCGCAAAGAAGGGTGGCGAGAAGAAGGGCCGTTCTGCCATCAACGAGGTGGTGACCCGAGAATACACCATCAACATTCACAAGCGCATCCATGGCGTGGACTTCAAGAAGCGTGCTCCTAGGGCACTCAAAGAAATCCGGAAATTTGCCATGAAGGAGATGGGGACTCCAGATGTGCGGATTGATACCAGGCTCAATAAAGCCGTCTCGGCCAAAGGAATAAGGAATGTTCCATATCGTATCCGGGTACGTTTGTCCAGAAAACGTAATGAGGATGAGGACTCACCAAACAAACTCTACACATTGGTAACTTACGTGCCTGTTACCACATTCAAAAATCTACAGACAGTCAATGTGGATGAGAACTAA